A genomic window from Candidatus Zixiibacteriota bacterium includes:
- the murC gene encoding UDP-N-acetylmuramate--L-alanine ligase codes for MFGKVKKLYFVGIGGAGMSGIAEILHNLGYQVSGSDNTPSEVTDYLQNLGITLFAEHKAANLSEVDVVVISSAVGEDNPEVVEARRRGIPVIKRAEMLGELMRLKFSIGIAGTHGKTTTTSMIGKILQQGRYYPTLIVGGVVAELGTGAALGSGEYLVAEADEYDKSFLSMFPTVAVVTNLEADHLDCYDGMDDLIESFLTYMNRVPFYGSVIISADDPNLTKLRPRIARPYKTFGFDIEADYRALNIKSEAGRTTFSVYHRGDPLGDVSLKVPGLFNVANALAAIATCYELDVPFATIADSLRAFSGVSRRFEVIGEANNILVIDDYAHHPSEIKATLTAAKEIGRSRVIVIYQPHLFSRTRDFKTEFADALSLADTCVLTDIYPAREKPIEGITSKIIVEEATKKGIGNFEYVGVKENAIDVVKRIAKPGDLVITMGAGSVTLIKRKILEELAKK; via the coding sequence ATGTTTGGTAAAGTAAAAAAGCTCTATTTCGTCGGCATCGGCGGGGCCGGCATGTCGGGTATAGCCGAGATACTGCACAATCTCGGATACCAGGTGAGCGGGTCCGATAATACTCCCAGCGAAGTTACCGACTACCTCCAGAATCTGGGCATAACGCTATTTGCCGAACATAAGGCGGCCAATCTGAGCGAGGTCGATGTTGTGGTGATATCGTCGGCGGTGGGCGAGGACAATCCCGAAGTTGTCGAGGCCAGACGCCGGGGCATTCCTGTAATCAAGAGAGCGGAAATGCTTGGCGAACTTATGCGCCTGAAATTTTCCATCGGCATTGCCGGGACACATGGCAAGACCACGACAACCTCGATGATCGGCAAAATCCTGCAACAGGGACGATACTACCCGACCCTGATAGTGGGTGGTGTGGTAGCCGAGCTTGGCACGGGGGCGGCGTTGGGTAGCGGCGAATATCTGGTTGCCGAGGCCGATGAATACGATAAATCATTCCTGTCGATGTTTCCCACGGTCGCCGTGGTGACCAATCTCGAGGCGGATCACCTTGATTGCTACGATGGCATGGATGATCTCATCGAATCGTTTTTGACCTATATGAACCGGGTACCGTTCTATGGTTCGGTGATTATCTCCGCGGACGATCCGAACCTGACCAAGCTCCGGCCTCGCATAGCACGGCCATATAAAACCTTTGGATTTGACATAGAAGCGGACTACCGGGCGTTGAATATCAAAAGCGAGGCCGGCAGAACCACCTTCAGCGTGTATCATCGCGGCGATCCGCTGGGCGACGTTTCGCTGAAAGTGCCGGGACTTTTCAATGTGGCCAACGCCCTCGCGGCAATTGCCACCTGCTACGAGCTCGATGTCCCGTTCGCGACTATTGCCGACAGCCTCCGGGCCTTCAGCGGAGTGAGCCGCCGGTTCGAGGTGATCGGTGAAGCGAACAATATCCTCGTGATTGACGATTACGCCCATCACCCATCGGAAATTAAAGCAACGCTGACAGCCGCAAAGGAAATTGGCCGCTCGCGTGTGATTGTCATATATCAACCGCATCTCTTCAGTCGCACGAGAGATTTTAAGACGGAGTTCGCCGATGCCCTCTCGCTGGCCGATACATGCGTACTCACTGACATCTACCCGGCCAGGGAAAAACCAATCGAGGGAATAACCTCGAAAATCATAGTAGAGGAAGCGACAAAGAAAGGCATTGGCAATTTCGAATATGTGGGTGTGAAAGAAAACGCGATTGATGTCGTCAAGCGGATTGCCAAACCGGGCGATCTGGTCATTACAATGGGCGCCGGCTCGGTTACGCTCATAAAACGCAAAATACTCGAGGAACTCGCGAAAAAATAG
- a CDS encoding SagB/ThcOx family dehydrogenase, giving the protein MANEIGKEFIERTKYRYVDESDQSRGAPQPPLQRGNAQGLPVIDLPKPSSINIPASDLRNVIDQRRTLRTFSKEPLTLGELSYLLWCTQGVQKVVEPGGIQAGRTLRTVPSGGARHAFETYLIVHNVDGLAPGVYRFLAIEHKLVEIGKSDEAAAVFAQACAGQTWMKESAVIFAWVADVYRMTWRYPQRGYRFMFLDAGHVCQNLYLAAESIGSGACAIAAYEDDEVNEFLKLDGIEQFVIYIATVGKKR; this is encoded by the coding sequence ATGGCAAATGAGATAGGGAAGGAATTCATAGAGAGAACCAAGTACAGGTATGTCGATGAGTCCGATCAGAGCCGGGGTGCGCCGCAACCACCACTTCAGCGGGGCAACGCTCAGGGGCTGCCGGTCATTGATCTGCCGAAACCATCGTCGATAAACATCCCCGCCAGCGATCTCAGAAATGTCATTGATCAGCGCCGTACTCTTCGGACGTTCTCGAAAGAGCCGCTGACGCTCGGGGAGCTCTCGTACCTTCTGTGGTGCACCCAGGGAGTGCAGAAAGTTGTCGAGCCGGGCGGGATTCAGGCCGGAAGAACTCTCCGCACCGTACCATCGGGAGGCGCCCGTCACGCTTTCGAAACATATCTCATCGTGCACAATGTTGATGGTCTCGCGCCGGGAGTGTACCGGTTTCTCGCTATTGAGCATAAACTTGTCGAAATCGGCAAGAGCGATGAAGCCGCGGCGGTTTTCGCCCAGGCGTGCGCCGGGCAGACGTGGATGAAAGAAAGCGCGGTGATTTTCGCGTGGGTGGCCGATGTTTACCGGATGACGTGGCGCTATCCGCAGAGAGGATACCGGTTCATGTTTCTCGATGCCGGGCATGTTTGTCAGAATCTTTATCTGGCGGCGGAATCTATCGGCTCGGGAGCATGCGCTATCGCGGCTTATGAAGATGACGAGGTGAACGAGTTTCTTAAGCTCGATGGTATCGAGCAGTTCGTAATCTACATTGCCACGGTTGGCAAGAAGCGCTAA
- the murG gene encoding undecaprenyldiphospho-muramoylpentapeptide beta-N-acetylglucosaminyltransferase, protein MTARIILAGGGTGGHLFPAIAIADRVTEMLKDRMPVEILFVGTKRGLEFRMRDSLGYPLHLINMRGIVRGFTLVNLLVPFIVIAALVKSSRLISRFRPDLVIGTGGYVCWPVLKMAAFKGITTLLQEQNSLPGVATRQLAGKAKKIYLGFERAKEYLKTDAKMIVTGNPVRSSISKGDRSAAIKRFGLQPDRKTILVLGGSQGARAINNAVLDSLDKLETNQGVQILWQTGKRDYKEVEVKAAQKASNCALFPFAQEMDLVYAAADIVIARAGALTLAEITACGLPAILVPYPYAAGDHQKKNAQDYVERGMAMMIDEKDLAGYSLVGKAIEILQSEQFDRMREAINNETSGQRPAVDIIAEDIVAQIQHLKNIEGNG, encoded by the coding sequence GTGACAGCCAGAATTATCCTGGCCGGAGGCGGCACCGGAGGTCATCTGTTCCCGGCCATTGCAATAGCTGATAGAGTGACCGAGATGCTCAAAGATAGAATGCCGGTGGAAATACTGTTCGTCGGAACAAAACGGGGTCTTGAATTCAGAATGCGTGACTCGCTGGGTTATCCGCTCCACCTGATAAACATGCGGGGAATTGTCCGGGGGTTCACGTTGGTCAATCTGTTGGTGCCCTTTATAGTCATCGCGGCCCTGGTGAAGTCGAGCCGTCTCATTTCACGGTTTAGGCCGGACCTAGTCATTGGCACGGGTGGCTACGTTTGTTGGCCTGTGCTCAAGATGGCCGCGTTTAAAGGAATTACCACCCTTCTTCAGGAACAGAACTCTTTACCGGGAGTGGCAACCAGGCAACTGGCCGGAAAAGCGAAAAAGATCTATCTCGGCTTCGAGAGAGCCAAAGAGTACTTGAAGACCGATGCTAAAATGATAGTTACCGGCAACCCGGTGCGCAGCTCGATCTCAAAAGGTGACCGCTCTGCGGCAATCAAGCGATTCGGACTGCAGCCCGACCGCAAGACCATTTTGGTTCTTGGCGGCAGCCAGGGCGCCAGAGCAATCAACAACGCTGTTTTAGACAGCCTCGATAAATTAGAAACTAACCAGGGAGTTCAGATACTGTGGCAAACGGGGAAGAGGGACTACAAGGAGGTAGAAGTAAAGGCAGCACAAAAGGCTTCGAACTGCGCCCTTTTCCCCTTTGCCCAGGAAATGGATCTCGTTTACGCCGCCGCCGACATTGTCATAGCCCGGGCCGGAGCGCTTACGCTGGCCGAAATAACCGCGTGCGGTCTCCCGGCTATTCTTGTTCCCTATCCGTACGCGGCCGGGGATCATCAAAAGAAGAACGCACAGGACTATGTTGAGCGTGGTATGGCGATGATGATCGATGAAAAGGATCTCGCCGGTTACTCGCTCGTAGGCAAGGCCATCGAGATTCTACAGTCAGAACAATTTGACCGCATGAGAGAGGCTATAAATAACGAGACCTCCGGACAGAGGCCGGCGGTGGATATAATAGCGGAAGACATTGTGGCGCAGATACAGCATTTGAAAAACATCGAGGGAAACGGGTGA
- a CDS encoding flagellin — protein sequence MTLNLFDDANASNLVNYIRLSSSNMYKSLEKLSSGFKINSASDGPAMLIISERLRSQIASLNQEIENRVAQVHKYDTASSHLMTYRHQLTELRTLAIGAANEGVNSEAAQEAYALEAQNMVTYYNEAVGSAEYNGAMLFDGSAGSLGDLAALEGIDLSSAETAEASIAVIDEAIAEVDSLQVEIGSTQRYEFQSQIASMRVTSQNLQAAESSIRDTDYAMEFSNFLAQQIKYEAGLAILSHWAMSSNSVLQLLGSR from the coding sequence ATGACTCTTAATCTTTTTGATGATGCCAATGCCAGCAATCTGGTCAATTATATCCGGCTTTCCAGTTCGAATATGTACAAGTCGCTGGAGAAGTTGTCGTCGGGATTTAAGATCAATTCCGCCTCCGACGGCCCGGCGATGTTGATCATCTCGGAGCGACTTCGCTCCCAGATAGCATCGCTCAATCAGGAAATCGAGAATCGTGTGGCGCAGGTGCACAAGTACGACACAGCATCGTCGCACCTGATGACCTACCGTCACCAGCTCACCGAACTTCGCACGCTCGCTATCGGCGCCGCTAACGAAGGTGTCAACAGCGAGGCGGCGCAAGAGGCCTATGCTCTTGAGGCGCAGAATATGGTGACGTACTATAATGAGGCAGTCGGGAGTGCGGAGTATAATGGCGCGATGCTTTTTGACGGTTCTGCGGGATCGCTCGGTGACCTTGCGGCGCTGGAGGGGATTGATCTGTCGTCGGCCGAGACCGCTGAGGCATCGATAGCCGTTATCGATGAGGCGATAGCGGAAGTCGATTCGCTGCAGGTGGAGATTGGATCGACGCAGCGTTATGAGTTTCAGTCGCAGATAGCATCGATGCGCGTCACCAGCCAGAATTTGCAGGCGGCGGAGTCGAGTATACGTGATACCGATTACGCTATGGAGTTTTCGAATTTCCTGGCGCAGCAGATAAAATATGAGGCCGGGTTGGCGATTTTGAGTCATTGGGCGATGAGTTCCAATTCGGTTTTACAATTATTGGGTTCCAGGTAA
- the murF gene encoding UDP-N-acetylmuramoyl-tripeptide--D-alanyl-D-alanine ligase, producing MRFKELADLTGGRLYGDDKGDIAFEGIAIDSRMVKPGELFIAISGDTNDGHNYIEQAIGNGAVGVVSEMSKPITEKMASRTAVVGVVNSHEAMIKLARAYRDSLTAKFIGITGSNGKTTTKELTYQLIKAVESRAYRSPGNFNNLFGVPLALFAISKDARVVVVEMGISTDVEMPTLADIVHPDVIVITNVGATHLEFLKTIEAVAQAKLQLVRKAKAEVPVIINADDALLVRETKKIRENFITFALDSRADFTVDDVVTREDGTSIVAIDGYSFNLPLVGSHQIYNLLAAYATFKTLGFSFEGMDTLDIPLNTAPMRGQKTVLSNITFVADCYNANPESVRAGLKAFFESKMPGRRVVILGDMLELGEKAIEYHRAAGKQLASGYFEKAVLVGELSKYVMDGALKAGVPKGALVHFDNAKDAAKAMKDFLREGDFVYIKGSRGIGLEAILNSFGKPGGTR from the coding sequence TTGCGTTTCAAAGAATTGGCCGATCTGACCGGCGGCAGGCTTTACGGCGACGACAAGGGCGATATCGCTTTTGAAGGCATCGCTATCGACAGTCGTATGGTCAAGCCCGGTGAACTTTTTATCGCCATCAGCGGCGACACCAACGACGGTCATAATTACATAGAGCAGGCAATCGGTAACGGGGCGGTGGGTGTCGTGTCGGAAATGTCCAAGCCGATCACTGAGAAGATGGCCAGTCGGACGGCGGTTGTCGGAGTGGTCAACAGTCACGAGGCGATGATAAAACTGGCCAGGGCCTATCGCGACTCGCTCACGGCAAAGTTCATCGGCATCACCGGCTCCAACGGCAAGACGACTACTAAAGAGTTAACATATCAGCTAATAAAAGCCGTCGAATCGCGCGCCTATCGGTCACCGGGCAATTTCAACAATCTTTTCGGCGTTCCCCTGGCTCTGTTCGCGATCTCAAAAGACGCCAGGGTAGTAGTCGTTGAAATGGGAATTTCGACCGATGTCGAGATGCCGACACTGGCGGATATTGTTCATCCGGACGTGATTGTAATCACTAATGTCGGCGCAACGCATTTAGAATTCTTAAAGACAATCGAGGCCGTTGCGCAGGCAAAACTTCAGCTCGTGCGCAAAGCGAAGGCAGAAGTTCCGGTTATCATAAATGCGGATGATGCTTTACTCGTACGGGAGACCAAGAAAATACGTGAAAATTTCATAACTTTCGCGCTCGACAGCAGGGCTGATTTCACGGTCGATGATGTGGTAACCCGTGAAGACGGAACGAGTATAGTTGCTATCGATGGCTATTCGTTCAATTTGCCGCTCGTAGGCTCGCACCAGATCTACAATCTTCTTGCGGCTTACGCTACTTTCAAAACACTCGGCTTTTCTTTCGAAGGTATGGATACTCTCGATATTCCGCTCAACACCGCACCGATGCGCGGCCAGAAAACGGTCCTGAGCAACATCACTTTCGTGGCCGACTGCTACAATGCCAATCCGGAATCAGTCAGGGCCGGGCTGAAGGCGTTTTTCGAATCGAAGATGCCCGGTCGAAGAGTCGTGATCCTGGGCGATATGCTTGAACTCGGGGAGAAGGCGATCGAATATCACCGCGCCGCCGGCAAGCAACTGGCGTCGGGATATTTCGAAAAGGCGGTACTTGTCGGGGAGTTGTCAAAATATGTTATGGATGGAGCGCTCAAGGCAGGTGTTCCCAAAGGCGCCCTCGTTCATTTTGATAATGCCAAAGACGCGGCGAAGGCAATGAAGGACTTTTTGCGTGAGGGGGACTTTGTGTATATCAAAGGCTCGCGAGGGATAGGACTTGAAGCGATTCTCAACTCGTTCGGGAAGCCGGGAGGGACGCGCTGA
- the mraY gene encoding phospho-N-acetylmuramoyl-pentapeptide-transferase, translating into MLYHLLYPLTKYISGLNLFRYITFRTAGATVTAIFICLILGPMFIRLLKKYQVSEKIRAEGPESHKKKAGTPTMGGLIILCGIVIPTLLWADLTNFKVLMVVLVTVWLGLIGYMDDYLKVIKNQPRGMIGRKKLAGQIVLGLLFGFLLLYLEPAGLYDSATDIPFFKNYVLYLGILYIPFIALVITSSSNAVNLTDGLDGLAIGLCGICFLAFAVFAYVSGRLDYSTYLQIEYLPGAGELAVYCGAAVGAALGFLWFNAHPAEVFMGDTGSLALGGALGAIAILLKKELLLVIIGGVFVMEALSVILQVGSYRLRNKKRIFKMAPIHHHFELSGWPEPKVVVRFWILGALCALLTLATLKVR; encoded by the coding sequence ATGTTGTACCATTTGCTGTATCCATTGACGAAGTATATCAGCGGTCTGAATCTCTTCCGCTATATTACCTTCCGCACTGCCGGCGCGACGGTCACCGCCATCTTCATCTGTCTGATTCTCGGTCCCATGTTTATTCGCCTTCTGAAGAAATACCAGGTGAGCGAAAAGATTCGCGCCGAGGGTCCTGAGAGCCACAAGAAGAAAGCCGGCACACCTACGATGGGCGGGTTGATCATCCTGTGCGGAATCGTTATACCGACTCTGCTCTGGGCCGATCTGACGAATTTCAAGGTCCTGATGGTGGTGCTTGTCACGGTCTGGCTCGGCCTGATCGGATATATGGACGACTACCTGAAGGTTATCAAAAACCAGCCGCGCGGAATGATCGGCAGAAAGAAACTGGCCGGACAAATTGTGCTCGGGCTCCTGTTCGGATTTCTGCTTTTATACCTAGAGCCGGCCGGCCTGTACGATAGCGCTACCGACATACCATTTTTCAAAAACTATGTCCTATATCTTGGCATACTGTATATCCCCTTCATTGCGCTTGTGATCACCAGCTCGTCGAATGCCGTGAATCTCACCGATGGGCTGGATGGTCTGGCGATCGGGTTGTGCGGTATCTGCTTTTTGGCTTTCGCGGTTTTTGCTTACGTGAGCGGCCGTCTCGATTATTCGACTTATCTCCAGATAGAGTATCTCCCCGGCGCGGGCGAGCTTGCCGTTTACTGCGGAGCGGCCGTTGGCGCCGCCCTCGGCTTTTTGTGGTTCAATGCTCATCCGGCCGAGGTCTTCATGGGTGATACCGGTTCTCTGGCTCTCGGCGGCGCGCTGGGTGCGATCGCAATCTTGCTTAAGAAAGAATTGCTGCTGGTGATTATCGGCGGCGTGTTTGTAATGGAAGCATTGTCGGTCATCCTTCAGGTAGGATCGTACCGGCTCAGAAACAAAAAACGGATTTTCAAAATGGCTCCCATACATCACCACTTTGAACTGAGTGGCTGGCCGGAGCCGAAAGTGGTTGTCAGATTCTGGATCCTCGGGGCGTTGTGTGCCCTTTTAACCCTGGCAACTCTGAAAGTAAGATGA
- the murD gene encoding UDP-N-acetylmuramoyl-L-alanine--D-glutamate ligase, producing the protein MTTEERINGRKIGVIGMARSGVAAALLAYDFGGQPFVSDSKDAKILAPQLERLNAVHIPYETGGHTDKLLGCDYLIVSPGVPLNIDILNRARRQGIPIFSEVEFAFWTCRGKVVAITGSNGKTTTTTLIGEIFSTAGFDAFVGGNIGLPFSEIAPKVREDGVAIIEVSNFQLQTIADFTPDTALILNLTPDHLDRHGTFEDYKRAKYRITENQTKAQSLILNLDDPGTDVAEIKSRATIRYFTTGDSSQAGAFVRDEFLWLRKNGEEHRVIRCSEIMIPGPHNLQNAAAAVCAASLYGVPIENMKKVLSTFPGVEHRLENVGRVAGVNFINDSKATNVDSVCYALRSVDTPIHLIAGGRDKGGVFETIADYGKGKIKGIVAIGEAREKIFNALGQEFPVQFAPDLEAAVNMCFEAARPGETVLLSPGCASFDQFENFEHRGRVFKQAVGNLKNGKN; encoded by the coding sequence ATGACGACGGAAGAAAGAATCAACGGGCGAAAGATCGGCGTGATCGGCATGGCGCGCTCCGGCGTGGCGGCGGCCCTGCTGGCATATGACTTCGGCGGACAACCCTTCGTTTCGGACTCCAAGGACGCGAAAATACTCGCCCCTCAGCTTGAACGCCTCAATGCTGTTCACATCCCCTATGAAACCGGCGGACACACCGATAAGCTTCTCGGCTGTGATTATCTGATTGTCTCGCCGGGTGTGCCTCTGAATATAGACATTCTCAATCGCGCTCGAAGACAGGGTATCCCGATTTTTTCCGAGGTGGAGTTCGCTTTCTGGACCTGCCGCGGCAAGGTTGTGGCGATTACCGGTTCCAACGGTAAGACCACTACGACTACTCTGATAGGAGAGATATTCTCGACAGCCGGGTTCGATGCCTTTGTCGGCGGCAATATAGGTCTGCCGTTCAGCGAGATCGCTCCGAAAGTTCGCGAGGATGGAGTCGCGATTATCGAGGTTTCCAACTTCCAGCTTCAGACCATAGCGGATTTCACGCCGGACACGGCTCTGATTTTGAATCTCACGCCGGACCATCTTGACCGTCACGGAACCTTCGAGGACTACAAGCGGGCCAAATACCGCATTACCGAGAATCAGACCAAAGCGCAGTCGCTGATTCTGAATCTCGATGATCCCGGGACTGATGTGGCCGAGATAAAGAGCCGTGCGACCATACGCTATTTCACAACCGGTGATTCATCGCAAGCCGGGGCTTTCGTACGCGATGAATTTCTGTGGCTGCGCAAAAACGGTGAAGAGCACCGCGTCATTCGTTGTTCGGAAATAATGATTCCGGGACCGCATAATCTTCAGAATGCCGCGGCGGCCGTCTGCGCGGCTTCGCTCTACGGTGTCCCGATTGAAAACATGAAGAAGGTACTGAGCACCTTTCCGGGGGTGGAGCATAGACTGGAGAATGTCGGTCGCGTAGCCGGTGTTAACTTTATCAATGATTCCAAAGCGACCAATGTCGATTCCGTATGTTACGCGCTGCGTTCCGTTGATACTCCCATACATCTCATAGCCGGCGGACGAGACAAAGGAGGTGTCTTCGAGACTATCGCGGATTACGGCAAAGGCAAGATCAAGGGGATCGTTGCTATCGGTGAAGCCAGGGAAAAAATATTCAACGCGCTGGGGCAAGAGTTCCCGGTGCAGTTCGCACCTGATCTCGAGGCCGCGGTAAACATGTGTTTTGAGGCCGCCCGTCCGGGAGAGACCGTACTTCTCTCGCCGGGATGCGCCAGCTTCGATCAATTCGAGAATTTCGAGCATCGCGGCCGTGTCTTCAAGCAGGCCGTGGGGAATTTGAAAAACGGCAAAAACTAA
- the ftsW gene encoding putative lipid II flippase FtsW — MKRFRKNGTIDEKLLFAYLILVAIGLIMVYSISSIMAESRFGSHLFFFKNQMMWAVISLVAMFVICKFDLPKLSVYSAPALILIVLLLSLVFLMPARNGSHRWLMLGPLTAQPSEMFKFVMIVYLAFSLSNQKRNLADLKQLLFPYVPILGLGMSLIVLEPDLGTTIVIFLTALGMFFLAGARMKHLLAGFVPMIGAASFMVFVLGYKKARIIDYINSVIDPLQGSYQVKQAALTLGSGGILGTGLGEGRQKLFFLPYPHTDFIFAAIGEEVGMLGLLVVLGLMFFILWRGLKIASAQPDRFGYLLAAGMTLSLFINISINIAVVTALIPVTGLPLPFMSYGGSSLLVSSAAIAVLLNLSRRVVAT, encoded by the coding sequence ATGAAACGCTTTCGCAAAAATGGCACAATCGACGAGAAACTCCTCTTCGCCTATTTGATCCTGGTGGCCATAGGGCTCATCATGGTCTACTCCATTTCTTCGATAATGGCGGAGAGCCGGTTTGGCTCGCATCTTTTCTTTTTCAAAAACCAGATGATGTGGGCGGTGATCTCGCTGGTGGCGATGTTCGTTATTTGTAAATTCGATCTGCCGAAACTGTCGGTCTATTCCGCTCCCGCTCTTATTTTGATTGTGCTTTTGTTGTCGCTGGTGTTTCTGATGCCGGCCCGCAACGGTTCACATCGCTGGCTGATGCTTGGACCGCTCACCGCGCAACCGTCGGAAATGTTCAAGTTCGTGATGATTGTCTATCTGGCCTTTTCGCTTTCCAACCAGAAGCGTAATTTGGCCGACCTGAAACAGCTTCTGTTCCCCTACGTGCCGATTCTCGGATTGGGCATGTCGTTGATAGTGCTCGAGCCCGACTTGGGAACAACCATTGTAATATTTCTGACAGCGCTGGGCATGTTCTTTCTGGCCGGCGCGCGCATGAAGCACCTACTTGCCGGGTTTGTACCCATGATCGGGGCTGCTTCGTTTATGGTCTTCGTTCTCGGCTACAAAAAGGCTCGCATTATCGATTATATCAATTCCGTGATAGATCCCCTGCAGGGGAGCTACCAGGTCAAACAGGCCGCGTTGACGCTTGGGTCCGGCGGCATACTTGGAACCGGTCTCGGAGAAGGCCGGCAGAAATTGTTTTTCCTGCCCTATCCGCACACCGACTTTATTTTCGCCGCCATTGGTGAAGAGGTAGGTATGCTGGGGCTGCTGGTGGTTCTCGGGCTCATGTTCTTTATCCTGTGGAGAGGTCTGAAGATTGCGTCGGCTCAGCCCGATCGATTCGGATACTTGCTGGCGGCAGGCATGACGCTGTCGCTGTTTATAAATATTTCCATCAATATCGCTGTGGTAACAGCGCTGATTCCGGTGACCGGTCTGCCGTTGCCGTTTATGTCGTACGGTGGGTCGTCGCTCCTGGTATCAAGCGCGGCGATAGCCGTGCTGTTGAATCTGTCCCGAAGGGTGGTGGCCACGTGA
- the ftsA gene encoding cell division protein FtsA, producing MAQENIVAALDIGTTRIVCLVGEMDEDGRIYVIGHGQSPAEGLRKGVVVDMEKTVTSIRKAVEDAQMVSGTEIDSLTVGIAGEHIRSINSHGVIAVGRSDNEITPQDVRRAIDAARAVAIPVDREIIHVIPQDFSVDDQAGIKDPVGMTGVRLEVEAHIVTASVTSAKNIYRALERSHLGVDHMVLESLALSGVLLSNEEAEVGVIVVDIGGDITSVSVFYDSAIRYTSFVSLGGRNVTSDIAIGLRTSVDQAEKLKIAHGAAIASMVDPEEMITVTAAVGRPDKDVSRNVLASIIEPRMEEIFSLVAREINKAGMTDIPAAGIVLTGGGALLPGTVELAEQIFDMPVRMGEIKKIEHVPEELDSARYITAHGLLHYGFGNEPLTGGKSGTVRGLLKRFENWITRQF from the coding sequence GTGGCCCAGGAAAATATCGTCGCCGCCCTCGATATCGGCACCACCAGGATTGTCTGTCTGGTGGGGGAGATGGATGAAGACGGAAGGATCTATGTAATCGGTCACGGGCAGTCCCCGGCCGAGGGATTGCGCAAGGGTGTGGTCGTTGATATGGAAAAAACAGTGACATCGATACGAAAGGCCGTGGAAGACGCTCAGATGGTTTCGGGGACGGAGATTGACAGCCTGACAGTCGGGATCGCTGGTGAACATATTCGGTCCATCAACAGCCATGGCGTGATTGCCGTGGGGCGCTCCGACAACGAAATCACGCCGCAGGATGTCAGGCGGGCTATCGACGCCGCCCGGGCGGTGGCGATTCCGGTCGACCGCGAGATCATTCATGTTATCCCCCAGGATTTCTCGGTTGACGACCAGGCGGGCATCAAGGACCCGGTGGGCATGACCGGCGTGCGCCTCGAAGTGGAAGCTCACATCGTGACAGCATCGGTTACCTCGGCGAAAAACATCTACCGGGCGCTCGAGCGCTCTCATCTGGGAGTTGACCACATGGTGCTCGAATCGCTGGCGCTTTCCGGAGTGCTGCTTTCGAACGAGGAAGCCGAGGTGGGCGTGATCGTGGTGGATATCGGCGGTGATATTACGAGCGTGTCGGTTTTCTACGACAGCGCTATTCGATATACCAGTTTTGTTTCGCTGGGAGGCAGGAACGTGACCAGCGATATCGCTATCGGGCTGAGAACTTCGGTCGACCAGGCCGAGAAGCTCAAAATAGCGCACGGGGCGGCAATTGCCTCGATGGTGGACCCCGAGGAGATGATTACCGTGACGGCCGCCGTGGGAAGGCCGGACAAGGATGTCTCTCGCAACGTGCTGGCCTCGATAATAGAGCCCCGCATGGAGGAAATTTTCTCGCTGGTAGCCAGGGAGATAAACAAGGCCGGCATGACCGACATTCCCGCAGCCGGTATCGTGTTGACGGGAGGCGGAGCGCTGCTTCCGGGCACGGTTGAACTGGCCGAGCAGATTTTCGATATGCCGGTACGAATGGGTGAGATAAAGAAGATTGAACATGTACCGGAAGAACTCGACAGCGCGCGCTACATAACCGCTCACGGGCTGCTTCACTACGGTTTCGGCAACGAACCGTTGACGGGCGGCAAGAGCGGCACGGTGCGCGGGCTTTTGAAACGGTTCGAAAATTGGATAACAAGACAGTTTTAG